In one Arenibacter antarcticus genomic region, the following are encoded:
- the pheT gene encoding phenylalanine--tRNA ligase subunit beta, whose amino-acid sequence MKISYNWLKQFLKIDWDSQKTAELLTDLGLEVEGISAFESIKGGLKGIVVGEVMTCIKHPNADKLKLTTVDIGLEQPLQIVCGAPNVAVGQKVPVATIGTTLYTKEGEAWVIKKGKIRGEESHGMICAEDELGIGEGHEGILVLSDTLKPGTLCSEIFDVENDEVFEIGLTPNRADAMSHFGVARDLKAGFKQKDIHKELITPPISNFNIINRSLKIDVEVEKSELAPRYCGITISNLIVQPSPDWLKNRLRAIGITPKNNVVDATNYVLHELGQPLHAFDAAKIKGNKIIVKTLPKGTKFTTLDGVERTLSEEDLMICDTEKPLCIAGVFGGENSGVTEYTNSIFLESAFFNPVSVRKTAKRHGLSTDASFRFERGIDIDNVEYCLKRAALLIHEITGGDVTSDIVDIYPKKKDDYHVFLTFDKINKLIGQDIPKDTIKSILASLDIKVKNVTESGLGLSIPFYRVDVQREVDVIEEILRIFGYNNVEFTEKLNASIAPTSKFEDYKIQNIIGDLLAAKGFNEILANSLTSPLYNKLTADIKEEQTISMLNPLSTDLSVMRQSMLFTGLEAVEHNTNRRMHNLKFFEFGKTYHQYPENREEKKHLSLVVTGNRAEDNWTTPTKKSDFFYLKSIVVSILTRLGLPEFQSEPTDRTIFSEGISLKIEGHEIVSLGIVEKSVATEFDIKEEVLYADFNWDTILELILNNQIVFKEITKYPEVKRDYALLVNENISFKQIYDIALQTENNFLKSVNLFDVYTGKSLPDGKKSYAVSYTLRNEEATLTDKQIDGIMNKLLKRYQEDLGAELR is encoded by the coding sequence TATCGTATAACTGGTTAAAACAGTTTTTAAAAATTGACTGGGATTCTCAAAAGACAGCGGAATTATTAACAGACTTAGGTTTAGAGGTTGAGGGTATTTCCGCTTTCGAATCCATTAAAGGTGGGCTAAAGGGAATTGTGGTAGGTGAAGTAATGACCTGCATAAAACACCCTAATGCAGATAAATTAAAATTGACAACGGTAGATATTGGTCTAGAACAACCCTTACAAATTGTTTGTGGAGCCCCCAATGTTGCTGTTGGCCAGAAAGTACCGGTAGCCACAATAGGGACCACATTATATACCAAAGAAGGCGAAGCCTGGGTTATAAAGAAAGGGAAAATTAGAGGGGAAGAGAGCCATGGAATGATATGTGCGGAAGATGAACTTGGTATTGGGGAAGGACATGAAGGCATTTTGGTGCTTTCTGATACCCTAAAGCCAGGAACCCTTTGCTCAGAGATATTTGACGTGGAAAACGATGAGGTTTTTGAAATTGGCCTTACTCCCAATCGTGCCGATGCCATGAGTCATTTTGGTGTTGCTAGGGACCTTAAAGCTGGTTTTAAGCAGAAAGACATTCATAAGGAATTAATTACGCCCCCCATTTCTAATTTCAATATCATTAATAGATCTTTAAAGATCGATGTTGAGGTAGAAAAAAGTGAGTTAGCACCAAGGTATTGCGGAATTACAATTAGTAACCTTATAGTACAACCCTCACCAGATTGGTTAAAAAATAGATTAAGGGCAATAGGTATCACCCCAAAGAACAACGTAGTGGATGCCACCAATTACGTATTGCACGAATTGGGACAACCATTACATGCCTTTGATGCTGCTAAAATAAAAGGCAATAAAATCATCGTTAAAACGCTCCCCAAAGGCACCAAATTTACAACCTTAGACGGTGTTGAAAGAACCTTGAGCGAAGAGGACCTCATGATTTGCGATACCGAAAAACCACTGTGTATTGCAGGTGTTTTTGGGGGTGAAAATTCTGGAGTTACAGAATATACTAATAGTATTTTCCTTGAAAGCGCATTTTTTAACCCCGTTAGTGTCCGTAAAACTGCCAAAAGACACGGACTAAGTACCGATGCTTCCTTTAGATTTGAAAGAGGGATTGATATAGACAATGTAGAATATTGCTTAAAACGAGCTGCATTATTGATCCACGAAATCACCGGAGGTGATGTCACTTCAGACATCGTGGACATTTATCCAAAGAAAAAGGACGACTACCATGTATTCCTGACCTTTGACAAAATCAATAAATTAATCGGTCAAGATATACCTAAGGACACCATAAAATCTATTTTAGCCTCGCTAGACATCAAGGTAAAAAACGTTACAGAGTCCGGGTTGGGACTATCCATTCCTTTCTATAGGGTAGATGTACAACGAGAAGTAGACGTAATTGAGGAAATACTACGTATATTCGGCTATAACAATGTAGAGTTCACAGAAAAACTCAACGCTTCTATTGCCCCGACATCCAAATTTGAGGATTATAAGATTCAAAATATCATAGGTGATTTACTGGCTGCCAAAGGATTTAACGAGATATTAGCCAACAGTCTTACCTCTCCCCTTTATAATAAATTAACAGCGGATATAAAAGAGGAACAAACCATTAGCATGCTCAATCCTCTAAGCACCGATCTTTCGGTTATGAGACAATCCATGCTTTTCACTGGGTTGGAGGCTGTAGAGCATAATACCAATAGAAGAATGCACAATCTTAAATTCTTCGAATTTGGTAAAACATACCACCAATATCCAGAAAATAGAGAAGAAAAAAAGCATTTAAGTCTTGTTGTTACCGGAAACAGAGCAGAAGACAACTGGACCACCCCCACCAAAAAATCGGACTTCTTTTATCTGAAATCCATTGTGGTTAGTATTTTGACCAGATTGGGCCTTCCAGAATTCCAATCAGAACCCACTGACAGAACTATTTTCTCCGAAGGAATCAGCCTAAAAATCGAAGGTCATGAAATTGTGTCACTGGGAATAGTTGAAAAATCTGTAGCAACAGAATTCGATATTAAGGAAGAAGTGCTTTATGCCGATTTTAATTGGGATACTATTTTGGAATTGATTCTAAACAATCAAATTGTTTTTAAGGAAATTACGAAGTACCCTGAGGTAAAACGCGATTACGCTTTGTTAGTTAACGAAAATATAAGCTTTAAACAGATTTATGATATCGCTTTGCAAACTGAAAATAATTTCCTAAAGAGTGTAAATCTATTTGATGTTTACACTGGGAA